From the genome of Methanobrevibacter wolinii SH:
TTTTATATTTTTTTTATAATAATATAGTTAAGTTAAAATAAGGATTTAAACATATATTATTATAATATAATATTCACCTTATTTTTAGGTGATTTATAAATATGGTGATTTAATGAAAAATGGGGCCAAATTAGCTTTAGAAGATGGAACTATTGTAAAAGGTGAATCATTTGGTTATGAAACAACTAATGTTGGTGAAGTAGTATTTACAACTGGTATGGTTGGTTATACTGAATCATTAACAGATCCTTCTTTTAATGGACAAATTTTGATGTCTACTTACCCATTAGAAGGTAACTATGGAGTATCTGTAGACGATTATCAATCTGATAAAATTCAAGCTGAAGGATATGTTGTAAGAGAAGTTTGTAATAAACCTTCAAGATATACTTCTCAAAAAACCTTAAATGATTTTTTAGAAGAGTTTGAAATTCCAGGTATCAGTGGAATAGATACTAGATATTTAACTTTGAAAATTAGAAGATATGGATCTATGAAAGGTGCAATTACTACTGAAGATATTAGTGATGAAGAACTTTTAGATTTAGCTAAAAGTCAGAAAAGTATTACTGATTTAGATCTTGTACCTGAAGTATCTACTAAAGAAGTAAAAATTTATGGGGAAGATTATAAGGATAAAGTAGCACTTATTGATTGTGGTGTTAAAAATAATATC
Proteins encoded in this window:
- the carA gene encoding glutamine-hydrolyzing carbamoyl-phosphate synthase small subunit, with the protein product MKNGAKLALEDGTIVKGESFGYETTNVGEVVFTTGMVGYTESLTDPSFNGQILMSTYPLEGNYGVSVDDYQSDKIQAEGYVVREVCNKPSRYTSQKTLNDFLEEFEIPGISGIDTRYLTLKIRRYGSMKGAITTEDISDEELLDLAKSQKSITDLDLVPEVSTKEVKIYGEDYKDKVALIDCGVKNNIINSFLNIGVGVVRVPYNLNYKEILDYDVDGLMVSCGPGNPDRLEETVSNIQKLSNRLPVFGICMGQQLIAKSFGAKIFKMKFGHRGVNQPVKDLNTGKVYITSQNHGFSVDADSLKDSDLKLTQINLNDGTPEGFTHKELPLKSIQYHPEAAPGPNDTKSLFEEFKETIENY